One segment of Agromyces albus DNA contains the following:
- a CDS encoding phosphocholine cytidylyltransferase family protein, with product MNTQIVILAAGMGSRLGRSLPKPLTELSDGRTIMGQQFDNIEHAFGRNASVTIVVGYKLEHIIEAFPQASFVYNEEYDQTNTSKSLMRALQASQAGGVLWMNGDVVFDPRILDRALPFIARDQSFVTVNTSKVSDEEVKYTTSAEGYIKELSKTVKGGLGEAVGINYISSRDKAVLLAHLARVGDQDYFERGLELAIEQNGLLVEPMDISDLYAVEIDFAEDLERANHFV from the coding sequence GTGAACACCCAGATCGTGATTCTCGCGGCCGGCATGGGGAGCCGGCTCGGGCGGTCCCTCCCCAAGCCCCTCACCGAGCTCAGCGACGGCCGCACGATCATGGGCCAGCAGTTCGACAACATCGAGCACGCGTTCGGCCGCAACGCCAGCGTCACGATCGTCGTCGGCTACAAGCTCGAGCACATCATCGAGGCATTCCCGCAGGCGTCGTTCGTCTACAACGAGGAATACGACCAGACCAACACCTCCAAGAGCCTGATGCGCGCCCTGCAGGCGTCGCAGGCCGGCGGAGTGCTCTGGATGAACGGCGACGTGGTCTTCGACCCGCGCATCCTCGACCGTGCACTGCCGTTCATCGCACGCGACCAGTCGTTCGTGACCGTCAACACCTCGAAGGTGTCCGACGAAGAGGTCAAGTACACGACGAGCGCCGAGGGCTACATCAAGGAGCTCTCCAAGACCGTCAAGGGCGGGCTCGGCGAGGCCGTCGGCATCAACTACATCTCGAGCCGCGACAAGGCCGTGCTCCTCGCACACCTCGCTCGCGTCGGCGACCAGGACTACTTCGAGCGTGGCCTCGAGCTCGCGATCGAGCAGAACGGCCTGCTCGTCGAGCCCATGGACATCTCCGACCTCTACGCGGTCGAGATCGACTTCGCCGAAGACCTGGAGCGCGCGAACCACTTCGTGTAG
- a CDS encoding ECF transporter S component: MHRTSTRVILSCAAIGVGGGLFAAGAGYLAGLVAGLVPMLYGITIGSHFLPSAVALALLKRPGVAILTGFIAGLVGAAFAPQWILRFLGTGLLVGALLELPFFVTRYKNWSPVLYYLAAGAAGVLLAAGTFVVLGPEHYAPWFWALYLALFVLSPVLFTWLGRVIAVSLSRAGVARALT, from the coding sequence GTGCACCGCACCAGCACTCGGGTGATCTTGAGCTGTGCTGCGATCGGCGTCGGCGGAGGGCTGTTCGCGGCCGGGGCGGGCTACCTCGCGGGCCTCGTCGCGGGTCTCGTCCCCATGCTCTACGGGATCACGATCGGTTCGCACTTCCTGCCGAGCGCCGTCGCGCTCGCGCTGCTGAAGCGACCGGGCGTCGCGATCCTCACGGGGTTCATCGCGGGTCTCGTGGGGGCGGCCTTCGCCCCGCAGTGGATCCTTCGCTTCCTCGGTACCGGCCTGCTCGTCGGTGCGCTCCTCGAGCTGCCGTTCTTCGTCACCCGGTACAAGAACTGGTCGCCGGTGCTCTACTACCTCGCCGCCGGAGCCGCCGGTGTGCTCCTCGCCGCCGGAACCTTCGTGGTGCTCGGCCCCGAGCACTACGCCCCATGGTTCTGGGCGCTCTACCTCGCACTGTTCGTGCTCAGCCCGGTGCTCTTCACGTGGCTCGGCCGGGTGATCGCCGTGTCGCTCTCGAGGGCCGGCGTCGCGCGGGCGCTCACGTGA
- a CDS encoding ABC transporter permease, which yields MSYADTHPLQRTPWHRYRHSLWLLTTRDLKVRYSTSALGYVWSVLDPLVMAGIYWFVFTQVFQRPVGTEPYIVFLLSALLPWMWFNGTVSDSTRAFLKDAKLVRSTKIPRTIWVNRIVLSKGIEFLLAIPVLVLFAVVFRATVGWELALFPLAILLQTILTAGVALIVAPLVVFFRDLERAVKLVLRFLFYASPIIYGVSNLPSELHIWAAFNPLSGIFGLYRAGFFPDELDWFNVAISAAMSVALLAIGLLVFRGSLRQVLKEI from the coding sequence ATGAGCTACGCCGACACGCATCCACTGCAGCGAACGCCGTGGCACCGTTACCGGCACTCGCTGTGGTTGCTCACCACACGCGACCTGAAGGTGCGCTACTCGACGTCGGCGCTCGGCTATGTCTGGTCGGTGCTCGATCCGCTCGTGATGGCGGGCATCTACTGGTTCGTCTTCACGCAGGTGTTCCAGCGACCCGTCGGCACCGAGCCCTACATCGTGTTCCTGCTCTCGGCACTGCTGCCGTGGATGTGGTTCAACGGCACGGTCTCGGATTCGACGCGCGCGTTCCTGAAAGACGCGAAGCTCGTGCGGTCGACGAAGATCCCTCGCACGATCTGGGTGAACCGCATCGTGCTCTCGAAGGGCATCGAGTTCCTGCTCGCCATCCCGGTGCTCGTGCTGTTCGCAGTGGTCTTCCGAGCGACGGTCGGGTGGGAGCTTGCGCTCTTTCCGCTCGCCATCCTGCTGCAGACCATCCTCACTGCTGGCGTGGCGCTCATCGTCGCCCCGCTCGTCGTCTTCTTCCGCGACCTCGAGCGCGCGGTGAAGCTCGTGTTGCGATTCCTGTTCTACGCGTCGCCGATCATCTACGGCGTGTCGAACCTGCCGAGCGAGCTGCACATCTGGGCCGCATTCAACCCGCTGTCGGGCATCTTCGGTTTGTATCGTGCCGGCTTCTTCCCCGACGAGCTCGACTGGTTCAACGTCGCGATCTCGGCCGCGATGTCGGTCGCGCTGCTCGCCATCGGGCTGCTGGTCTTCCGGGGAAGCCTGCGCCAAGTGCTGAAGGAGATCTGA
- a CDS encoding ABC transporter ATP-binding protein — MDATTAVSAPETAIRTEGLGIRFRRNRRGRRTFKDLLAGRRRRTRPGEFWALRNVSIHVRPGEAIGVVGRNGQGKSTLLKLVAGVMIADEGTVEVTGGVAPLIEITGGFVDDLTVRDNVYLTAGLHGMTGAQIDAKFDEIIEFADIGDFLDTPYKHLSSGMKVRIAFAVISQLEEPIMLVDEVLAVGDKGFREKCYRRIDELLAGGRTLFFVSHNERDLRRFCTRGLYLDKGALVLDAPIDEVLDRYNADHGSKA; from the coding sequence GTGGATGCCACCACCGCCGTCTCGGCGCCCGAGACCGCCATCCGCACCGAGGGGCTGGGCATCCGGTTCCGCCGCAACCGTCGCGGTCGCCGAACCTTCAAGGACCTCCTCGCCGGGCGCCGCCGTCGTACCCGTCCGGGCGAGTTCTGGGCGCTCCGCAACGTGTCGATCCATGTGCGCCCCGGCGAGGCGATCGGCGTGGTCGGACGCAACGGCCAGGGCAAGTCGACACTCCTGAAGCTCGTCGCGGGCGTCATGATCGCCGACGAGGGCACCGTCGAGGTCACGGGCGGCGTCGCTCCGCTCATCGAGATCACCGGTGGCTTCGTCGACGATCTGACGGTACGCGACAACGTGTACCTCACCGCCGGGCTGCACGGTATGACGGGTGCCCAGATCGACGCGAAGTTCGACGAGATCATCGAGTTCGCCGACATCGGCGACTTCCTCGACACCCCGTACAAGCACCTCTCGAGCGGCATGAAGGTGCGCATCGCGTTCGCGGTGATCTCGCAGCTCGAGGAGCCCATCATGCTCGTCGACGAAGTGCTCGCCGTCGGCGACAAGGGGTTCCGCGAGAAGTGCTACCGGCGCATCGATGAGCTCCTCGCGGGCGGCCGTACGCTCTTCTTCGTGTCGCACAACGAACGCGACCTGCGGAGGTTCTGCACTCGGGGCCTCTACCTCGACAAGGGGGCGCTCGTGCTCGACGCCCCGATCGACGAGGTGCTCGACCGCTACAACGCCGACCACGGGTCGAAGGCGTAG
- a CDS encoding HNH endonuclease signature motif containing protein, translated as MEATARLAEALERITAFERSIRAAQAEQLGWVHELRILMREVESHPSRTDRDNREWGDRSCTAELATALRVHERTASRVLREATALTVDLPLAHAALATGEISVQHARDLIDAVAAAPADRVAEFEQEALGKACRMTPVGFRKALQRMQHRYDPSPFEERKHRAVEERRIVVEPTADGMAWVNLFCAAEHATAIAARIAATTVTRADGDTRKKAQRDADCAIALLLGLTDAAAAPEHGDLGAVRATVNLTIPVLTMLGHGDQPPVLDGYGPIDIETARRLTAHAPSFRPILTDPVTGAMLRYGRRARRIPADLAGWLQIRDGRCRFPGCEKRAAGCDIDHTRSWEHHGCSDHDNLAHLCRKHHRVKHRTSWQMRQGHDGAIRWLSPAGRWLDSHPEHPARAG; from the coding sequence GTGGAAGCAACCGCGCGGCTCGCAGAGGCGCTTGAACGAATCACCGCCTTCGAGCGGTCGATCCGCGCGGCCCAGGCCGAGCAACTCGGTTGGGTTCACGAACTTCGAATCCTGATGCGTGAGGTGGAGTCGCATCCGTCGCGTACCGATCGCGACAACCGGGAATGGGGCGACCGTTCCTGCACCGCCGAACTCGCGACCGCGCTTCGCGTGCACGAACGCACGGCGAGCCGCGTCCTGCGCGAGGCGACTGCCCTGACGGTCGACCTGCCGCTCGCACACGCGGCGCTGGCGACCGGCGAGATCTCGGTCCAACACGCGCGCGACCTCATCGATGCGGTGGCCGCTGCGCCGGCCGATCGAGTCGCCGAGTTCGAGCAGGAGGCCCTCGGCAAGGCCTGCCGTATGACGCCGGTCGGGTTCCGCAAGGCGTTGCAGCGCATGCAGCACCGCTACGACCCGTCGCCCTTCGAGGAACGCAAGCATCGCGCTGTCGAGGAGCGGCGCATCGTCGTCGAGCCCACGGCCGACGGAATGGCGTGGGTCAACCTGTTCTGCGCGGCAGAACATGCGACCGCGATCGCCGCCCGCATCGCTGCGACGACGGTGACGCGAGCCGACGGAGACACGCGCAAGAAGGCGCAGCGCGACGCCGACTGCGCCATCGCCCTCCTCCTCGGGCTCACCGACGCGGCGGCGGCGCCCGAGCACGGCGATCTCGGTGCGGTGCGTGCAACGGTGAACCTCACCATTCCGGTGTTGACGATGCTCGGTCACGGCGACCAGCCGCCGGTCCTCGACGGCTACGGCCCGATCGACATCGAGACGGCCCGTCGGCTCACGGCGCATGCGCCGTCGTTCCGTCCGATTCTCACCGACCCGGTCACGGGCGCGATGCTGCGCTACGGTCGCAGAGCCCGTCGTATCCCGGCCGACCTGGCAGGGTGGCTCCAGATCCGCGACGGCCGCTGCCGATTCCCCGGATGCGAGAAGCGGGCCGCCGGCTGTGATATCGACCACACGCGATCGTGGGAGCACCACGGATGCAGCGACCACGACAATCTCGCCCACCTCTGTCGCAAGCACCACCGGGTGAAGCACCGCACGAGCTGGCAGATGCGCCAGGGCCACGACGGGGCGATCCGGTGGCTGAGCCCAGCTGGCCGTTGGCTCGATTCCCATCCCGAGCATCCCGCGCGTGCCGGGTGA
- a CDS encoding glycosyltransferase family 2 protein, whose product MSVPDGANARSNAAAQTLPHVGVVVLTQGTRPDDLARGIRSILDQEGVVTDVVCVGNGWDPASAEPPLPAGVKTLHLPENLGIPAGRNRGVPLISGEVLFFLDDDAFLPSVRFLRDGCRMLAERPELGLIQPRVVDPTGLVSPRRWIPRIRKGDPTHSGNVFSCWEGAVLLPRAVFDQTGGWADPFFYAHEGIELAWRVWDTGHIAWYAGDLEAAHPVIDPARHTYYYRLNARNRVWLARRNLPAILVPLYVGSWTAIQVLRWLRNPAALSAWFAGWRAGWREHPGERRPLSWRTVWRMTIAGRPPLV is encoded by the coding sequence GTGTCCGTTCCTGACGGCGCGAACGCGCGGTCGAACGCGGCGGCACAGACGCTGCCGCACGTCGGCGTGGTGGTGCTCACGCAAGGCACCCGGCCCGACGACCTCGCGCGCGGCATCCGGAGCATCCTCGACCAGGAGGGCGTCGTCACCGATGTCGTCTGCGTCGGCAACGGGTGGGACCCCGCCTCGGCAGAGCCGCCGTTGCCGGCCGGGGTGAAGACCCTGCACCTGCCTGAGAACCTCGGCATCCCGGCCGGTCGCAACCGCGGCGTGCCGCTCATCTCGGGCGAGGTGCTGTTCTTTCTCGACGACGACGCGTTCCTGCCGAGCGTTCGCTTCCTGCGAGACGGATGCCGCATGCTCGCCGAGCGCCCCGAGCTCGGCCTCATCCAGCCGCGCGTCGTCGACCCCACCGGTCTCGTGTCGCCACGCCGCTGGATCCCGCGCATCCGCAAGGGCGACCCCACGCACTCGGGCAACGTCTTCTCGTGCTGGGAGGGAGCGGTGCTGCTGCCGCGCGCCGTCTTCGATCAGACCGGCGGGTGGGCCGACCCGTTCTTCTACGCGCACGAGGGCATCGAGCTCGCCTGGCGCGTGTGGGACACGGGCCACATCGCGTGGTACGCGGGCGACCTCGAGGCGGCGCACCCCGTGATCGACCCAGCCCGGCACACCTACTACTACCGGCTGAACGCCCGCAACCGGGTCTGGCTCGCCCGTCGCAACCTCCCGGCGATCCTCGTGCCGCTCTACGTCGGCTCGTGGACCGCGATCCAGGTGCTGCGCTGGCTGCGCAATCCTGCTGCGCTCTCGGCGTGGTTCGCGGGATGGCGTGCCGGCTGGCGGGAGCATCCGGGGGAGCGCCGTCCGCTCTCATGGCGCACGGTCTGGCGGATGACGATCGCCGGTCGCCCGCCGCTCGTCTGA
- a CDS encoding CDP-alcohol phosphatidyltransferase family protein: protein MSQARSGSARPSSIAELRAVTQPPEVRSRRNAEHWTASLYLRQFSPYLTWLLLKTSISANGVTGLMILVGWSTAAALLIPGIWGALLAVVLGQLQMLVDCCDGEVARWRRTSSPAGVFLDKVGHYTTEALIPIALGIRAAAYPLEFPADFLWTTVGAVLALIIVLNKALNDMVHVARANAGLAKLADTPGETAPRGGLIAKLRKAARFLPFHRLYHSVELTLIAFAAALVGLVFGEPLIDRIVVAALLPLAFVSVFGHFVAIMASRRVRS, encoded by the coding sequence ATGTCCCAAGCCAGATCGGGTTCCGCCAGGCCCTCGAGCATCGCAGAGCTCCGCGCCGTCACCCAGCCGCCCGAGGTGCGCAGTCGCCGCAATGCCGAGCACTGGACGGCGTCGCTCTACCTCCGTCAGTTCTCGCCGTACCTCACCTGGCTGCTCCTGAAGACGTCGATCTCGGCGAATGGCGTGACGGGACTCATGATCCTGGTCGGGTGGTCGACCGCGGCCGCGCTGCTCATTCCGGGCATCTGGGGCGCACTGCTCGCGGTCGTGCTCGGCCAGCTGCAGATGCTCGTCGACTGCTGCGACGGCGAGGTCGCGCGCTGGCGTCGCACGTCGTCGCCGGCCGGGGTGTTCCTCGACAAGGTCGGGCACTACACGACCGAGGCCCTCATCCCGATCGCGCTCGGCATCCGGGCGGCGGCATACCCGCTCGAGTTCCCCGCCGACTTCCTCTGGACCACGGTCGGCGCCGTGCTCGCCCTCATCATCGTGCTGAACAAGGCGCTCAATGACATGGTGCACGTGGCACGCGCGAACGCGGGGCTCGCGAAGCTCGCCGACACCCCCGGTGAGACCGCGCCGCGCGGGGGGCTCATCGCCAAGCTCCGCAAGGCCGCGCGCTTCCTGCCGTTCCACCGCCTCTACCACTCGGTCGAGCTCACGCTCATCGCGTTCGCCGCCGCGCTCGTCGGCCTCGTCTTCGGCGAGCCCCTCATCGACCGCATCGTCGTCGCGGCGCTCCTGCCCCTTGCCTTCGTCTCGGTGTTCGGGCACTTCGTGGCGATCATGGCCTCGCGTCGTGTCCGTTCCTGA
- a CDS encoding glycosyltransferase family 2 protein → MPEQHPEAATSPLLGVSYVMPVLNDASHVRAAVESILAQDYEGPVEVLIALGPSIDGTAGLVADLASRDERVRVLENEVGSTPAGLNIGIRAARYPVVVRVDAHSMLPVDYARVAVEVLERTGADNVGGIMAAHGETPFERAVAIAYGTKVGLGGTPWHVGGHEGPAETVYLGVFRTAALRRVGLFDEGIKRGQDWELNRRLRETGGTVWFTPRLSVTYRPRSSLERLGRQMFSTGLWRGELARRFPAANGIRYFVPPVMVLGVVLGLVVGVVGIVQASAGGAPWLLAGFAVPLVYLLFVVVATIAYARGRGAATAAWFLIVLPCIHVSWGLGFVLGYLSLTSNIAKHTGR, encoded by the coding sequence ATGCCCGAGCAACACCCTGAGGCGGCGACATCGCCGCTCCTCGGCGTCTCCTACGTCATGCCGGTGCTGAACGACGCATCGCACGTGCGGGCGGCGGTGGAGTCGATCCTCGCGCAAGACTACGAGGGCCCCGTCGAGGTGCTCATCGCACTCGGCCCGTCGATCGACGGCACGGCAGGGCTCGTCGCCGACCTCGCCTCGCGCGACGAACGCGTGCGGGTTCTCGAGAACGAGGTGGGCTCGACCCCGGCAGGCCTGAACATCGGCATCCGGGCCGCGCGCTACCCTGTCGTCGTACGCGTCGACGCCCACTCGATGCTGCCCGTCGACTACGCCCGGGTGGCCGTCGAGGTGCTCGAACGCACGGGAGCCGACAACGTCGGCGGCATCATGGCCGCGCATGGCGAGACGCCGTTCGAGCGGGCGGTCGCGATCGCCTACGGCACGAAGGTCGGCCTCGGCGGCACGCCATGGCACGTCGGAGGGCACGAGGGTCCCGCTGAGACCGTGTACCTCGGCGTCTTCCGAACCGCGGCGCTCCGTCGCGTCGGCCTCTTCGACGAGGGCATCAAGCGCGGCCAGGACTGGGAACTGAATCGCCGCCTCCGCGAGACGGGCGGCACCGTCTGGTTCACGCCCCGCCTCAGCGTCACCTACCGTCCCCGGTCGAGCCTCGAGCGGCTCGGGCGCCAGATGTTCTCGACCGGCCTCTGGCGTGGAGAGCTCGCGCGTCGTTTCCCAGCGGCCAACGGCATCCGGTACTTCGTGCCCCCGGTCATGGTGCTCGGCGTCGTCCTCGGACTGGTCGTCGGCGTCGTCGGCATCGTGCAGGCCTCCGCCGGCGGGGCGCCGTGGCTGCTCGCCGGATTCGCCGTGCCGCTCGTCTACCTGCTCTTCGTCGTCGTCGCGACGATCGCCTACGCCCGCGGGCGTGGCGCAGCCACCGCCGCGTGGTTTCTCATAGTGTTGCCCTGCATCCACGTCTCGTGGGGGCTCGGCTTCGTGCTCGGCTATCTCTCGCTGACGAGCAACATCGCAAAGCACACGGGAAGGTGA
- a CDS encoding S1C family serine protease: protein MTDTTNGATGEPRDGDVPETPAASESAAPEQHEPATAPAATGTVYEPGQEPQPYSAPHHESSASAQAPASPATPASPGTPASPAAPGAPTAPSGSAHAPGHVPPAFGGPQHPQHTQPTMPIAGAPAQGTNATGAPAAPKQRRVGLGVAAAIVAAALIGGASGAGITALISNNEGVVSNDSAGVESIVVNDPDSVNQITAVAAKASESVVTISVSSGQGGGTGSGIILSDDGFVLTNTHVVTLDGATADPAIKVKTSDGRLFDAELVGTDPLSDLAVIKLADASDLTPLKFADSDKLNVGDTAIAIGAPMGLAGTVTNGIVSALNRSIDVASSAAPTTPDDGGEGDGGQDGSESPFDFWNFEAPEGGEQPQQQEQGQISIPVIQTDAAINPGNSGGALLDSEGNLIGVNVAILSAGGAQTEAGNIGVGFAVPSNLAERVAKEIIENGSATHGLLGATVTAAESDAESTTVGALISEVSSGGAAANAGLEAGDVVTEFNGVPITDQTDLTAQVRALPGGAEAELTYLRGGESHTASVTLGTFEG, encoded by the coding sequence ATGACCGACACCACCAACGGCGCCACGGGGGAGCCCCGCGACGGCGACGTCCCTGAGACCCCCGCTGCATCGGAGTCCGCGGCACCGGAGCAGCACGAGCCCGCGACCGCACCGGCTGCCACCGGCACGGTCTACGAGCCCGGCCAGGAGCCCCAGCCGTACAGCGCGCCGCACCACGAGAGCTCAGCTTCAGCCCAAGCGCCCGCTTCGCCTGCCACGCCCGCTTCGCCTGGCACGCCCGCTTCGCCGGCCGCCCCCGGCGCGCCGACCGCTCCCTCCGGCAGCGCGCACGCGCCGGGCCACGTGCCGCCCGCGTTCGGCGGCCCGCAGCATCCGCAGCACACCCAGCCCACCATGCCGATCGCGGGTGCGCCCGCGCAGGGCACCAACGCCACGGGCGCTCCTGCGGCACCGAAGCAGCGTCGGGTCGGTCTCGGCGTCGCCGCCGCAATCGTGGCCGCCGCGCTCATCGGCGGCGCATCGGGCGCCGGCATCACCGCCCTCATCTCGAACAACGAGGGCGTGGTCTCGAACGACAGTGCCGGTGTCGAGAGCATCGTCGTGAACGACCCGGATTCGGTCAACCAGATCACCGCGGTCGCCGCGAAGGCGAGCGAGAGCGTCGTGACCATCTCGGTCTCGAGCGGCCAGGGCGGCGGCACCGGTTCGGGCATCATCCTCTCCGACGACGGCTTCGTGCTCACGAACACGCACGTGGTCACGCTCGACGGCGCGACCGCCGACCCGGCGATCAAGGTGAAGACGAGCGACGGGCGACTCTTCGATGCCGAGCTCGTGGGCACCGATCCGCTGTCCGACCTCGCGGTCATCAAGCTCGCGGATGCCTCAGACCTCACGCCGCTGAAGTTCGCCGACTCCGACAAGCTCAACGTCGGCGACACGGCGATCGCGATCGGCGCTCCGATGGGCCTCGCGGGCACCGTGACGAACGGCATCGTGAGCGCACTCAATCGCAGCATCGACGTGGCCTCGTCGGCTGCTCCGACGACGCCCGACGATGGCGGCGAGGGTGACGGCGGCCAAGACGGCTCCGAGAGCCCGTTCGACTTCTGGAACTTCGAAGCTCCTGAAGGCGGCGAGCAGCCGCAGCAGCAGGAGCAGGGCCAGATCTCGATCCCGGTCATCCAGACGGATGCCGCCATCAACCCCGGAAACTCGGGCGGCGCGCTCCTCGACTCCGAGGGCAACCTCATCGGCGTCAACGTCGCGATCCTCTCGGCCGGCGGTGCACAGACCGAGGCCGGCAACATCGGCGTCGGGTTCGCCGTTCCTTCGAACCTCGCCGAGCGCGTCGCGAAGGAGATCATCGAGAACGGCTCGGCCACGCACGGCCTGCTCGGCGCCACCGTGACCGCCGCCGAGAGCGACGCCGAGAGCACCACCGTCGGCGCACTCATCTCCGAGGTGAGCTCGGGGGGCGCGGCAGCGAACGCGGGCCTCGAGGCGGGCGACGTCGTCACCGAGTTCAACGGAGTGCCGATCACCGACCAGACCGACCTCACCGCGCAGGTCCGGGCGCTGCCCGGCGGCGCCGAGGCCGAGCTCACCTACCTGCGGGGCGGCGAGTCGCACACCGCGTCGGTCACGCTCGGCACGTTCGAGGGCTGA
- a CDS encoding aminotransferase class I/II-fold pyridoxal phosphate-dependent enzyme: MSDFSPAPGLRPWQRTAAGAGLLAADGTIAATIFAEMSALAVRTGAINLGQGFPDEDGPAEVLDAARQAISDGVNQYPPGIGAPVLREAIAAHQRRFYGLEVDAASEVLVTAGATEALAATILALVDTGDEVVTFEPYYDAYAALIARAGGVHRTVPLRFPGWRPDPEELRAAITDRTRLIVVNSPHNPTGTVLDADTLALVVELATRHDAIIVTDEVYEHLTFGAAHTPIATLPGARERTVSISSGGKTFSTTGWKIGWLTAPASLVTSVLAVKQYLTFVNGAPFQPAIAVGLGLPDSSFTDAAAALRGKRDVLAAGLSAAGFDVSLPEAGYFIVADAAQLGHDDGAALCRQLPELAGVVGVPVSAFVHPDRQGAYRSLVRFAFCKRLDVLEEASARLAALSAG; the protein is encoded by the coding sequence GTGAGCGACTTCTCCCCCGCACCCGGTCTCCGTCCCTGGCAGCGCACCGCCGCCGGGGCAGGGCTGCTCGCCGCCGACGGCACGATCGCAGCCACGATCTTCGCCGAGATGAGCGCTCTCGCCGTGCGCACCGGCGCCATCAACCTCGGCCAGGGCTTCCCCGATGAAGACGGCCCGGCCGAAGTGCTCGACGCCGCCCGCCAGGCGATCAGCGACGGCGTGAACCAGTACCCGCCCGGCATCGGGGCTCCGGTGCTGCGCGAGGCGATCGCCGCGCACCAACGGCGCTTCTACGGCCTCGAGGTCGACGCGGCATCCGAGGTGCTCGTGACCGCCGGCGCGACCGAGGCGCTCGCCGCCACGATCCTCGCGCTCGTCGACACCGGTGACGAGGTCGTCACGTTCGAGCCGTACTACGACGCGTATGCGGCGCTCATCGCCCGGGCCGGAGGCGTGCATCGCACCGTGCCGCTGCGCTTCCCCGGCTGGAGGCCGGATCCCGAGGAGCTCCGGGCCGCGATCACCGACCGCACGCGTCTCATCGTCGTCAACTCCCCGCACAACCCGACCGGCACCGTGCTCGACGCCGATACCCTCGCGCTCGTCGTCGAGCTCGCCACGCGGCACGACGCGATCATCGTGACCGACGAGGTCTACGAGCACCTCACGTTCGGCGCGGCGCACACGCCCATCGCGACACTGCCCGGTGCACGCGAGCGCACCGTCTCGATCTCATCGGGTGGCAAGACGTTCAGCACCACGGGCTGGAAGATCGGCTGGCTCACCGCGCCGGCCTCGCTCGTCACGAGCGTGCTCGCCGTGAAGCAGTACCTCACCTTCGTGAACGGCGCGCCATTCCAGCCGGCGATCGCCGTCGGCCTCGGCCTGCCCGATTCGTCATTCACGGATGCCGCCGCAGCCCTGCGCGGCAAGCGCGACGTGCTCGCCGCCGGCCTCAGCGCCGCCGGTTTCGACGTGTCGCTCCCAGAGGCCGGCTACTTCATCGTCGCGGATGCCGCGCAGCTCGGGCACGACGACGGCGCAGCGCTCTGCCGGCAGCTGCCGGAGCTGGCCGGAGTCGTCGGCGTGCCGGTGTCGGCGTTCGTGCACCCCGACCGCCAGGGCGCGTACCGCAGCCTCGTGCGGTTCGCATTCTGCAAGCGACTCGACGTGCTCGAGGAGGCGTCGGCCCGGCTCGCGGCGCTCAGCGCGGGCTGA
- a CDS encoding carbon-nitrogen hydrolase family protein translates to MAEATSPSSAFAIAVAQFAPGADAAANRAEIARLAELAASRGAGLVVFPEYSSYFTPEAGEEWLEASEPVGGPFTQALTVLADRLGVHLVAGMIERLEGERRVANTVVAVAPGAGVVARYRKLHLYDAFGQRESDWVAPGDIGAPELFEAGGLRFGLQTCYDARFPEVTRRIVDAGADVVCMPAEWVRGPLKEAHWRLLATARALENTMYVAAADHAPPIGAGNSMIVDPMGVELATIGEATDVAIAWVSRERIDAVRRINPALELRRFGVSPR, encoded by the coding sequence ATGGCCGAAGCGACCTCCCCGAGCTCCGCATTCGCGATCGCCGTCGCGCAGTTCGCGCCCGGAGCAGACGCCGCTGCGAATCGCGCGGAGATCGCGCGGCTTGCCGAGCTCGCGGCATCCCGTGGCGCCGGGCTCGTCGTCTTCCCCGAGTATTCGAGCTACTTCACGCCCGAGGCGGGCGAGGAGTGGCTCGAGGCATCCGAGCCCGTCGGCGGCCCGTTCACGCAAGCGCTCACGGTGCTCGCCGACCGGCTCGGCGTGCATCTCGTCGCCGGCATGATCGAGCGCCTCGAGGGTGAGCGCCGCGTCGCCAACACCGTGGTGGCCGTCGCTCCCGGCGCCGGCGTCGTCGCGCGCTATCGCAAGCTCCACCTCTACGACGCCTTCGGGCAGCGGGAGTCCGACTGGGTCGCTCCGGGCGACATCGGCGCACCCGAGCTCTTCGAGGCGGGCGGCCTCCGCTTCGGCCTGCAGACGTGCTACGACGCGCGCTTCCCCGAGGTCACCCGTCGCATCGTCGACGCGGGCGCCGACGTCGTGTGCATGCCCGCCGAGTGGGTGCGCGGGCCGCTGAAGGAGGCGCACTGGCGCCTGCTCGCCACGGCACGCGCGCTCGAGAACACGATGTACGTCGCCGCGGCCGACCACGCGCCGCCCATCGGTGCAGGCAACAGCATGATCGTCGACCCCATGGGCGTCGAGCTCGCGACGATCGGCGAGGCGACGGATGTCGCGATCGCCTGGGTTTCGCGTGAGCGCATCGACGCCGTGCGACGCATCAATCCGGCGCTCGAGCTGCGCCGATTCGGCGTCAGCCCGCGCTGA